One Lycium barbarum isolate Lr01 chromosome 5, ASM1917538v2, whole genome shotgun sequence genomic window carries:
- the LOC132640988 gene encoding scarecrow-like transcription factor PAT1, with protein sequence MQASQRYSRSAMSDTIYIQPVPKEEACYLPQFQKLDNQLSSINRSEADNYSVQTYSDRYCTLESFSPTGRYAVQNTASAVSFTPNGSPISHQESQSCLSDGHSTSPVSGSCIIDDVNDFMHKLKELETVMLGPDSDILESSDNSLPSCMTSPEIDCWRQMMEAIPRGDLKHVLIACAKAEADGDLLTAQWLISELRQMVSVSGEPIQRLGAYILEGLVARLAASGSSIYRSLRCKEPASFELLSYMHILHEICPYFKFGYMSANGAIAEAVKDENRVHIIDFQIAQGSQWVTLIQAFAARPGGPPHIRITGIDDSTSAYARGGGLNIVGKRLSKLAESFKVPFEFHAVAISSSDVQLENLGIRPGEALAVNLAFVLHHMPDESVSTENHRDRLIRLVKSLNPKVVTLVEQESNTNTAAFFPRFLETLNYYTAMFASIDVTLPREHKERINVEQHCLARDIVNIIACEGIQRVERHELLGKWKLRFRMAGFSPYPLSSLVNATIKNLLENYCDKYRLEERDGSLYLGWMNRDLVASCAWT encoded by the coding sequence ATGCAAGCATCACAGCGATATAGTAGGTCAGCAATGTCTGATACTATTTACATTCAGCCTGTTCCGAAAGAAGAGGCCTGCTATCTTCCTCAGTTTCAAAAGTTAGACAACCAGCTGAGCAGTATTAATCGAAGCGAAGCAGACAACTACTCTGTTCAAACTTATTCTGATCGGTATTGCACGCTGGAGTCCTTCTCACCTACTGGCAGGTATGCTGTTCAGAACACAGCATCAGCTGTCAGCTTCACTCCAAATGGAAGTCCAATTTCCCATCAAGAATCTCAGTCATGCTTATCAGATGGACATTCCACCTCCCCAGTAAGCGGGTCCTGCATCATAGATGACGTGAATGATTTCATGCACAAGTTAAAAGAATTGGAAACTGTAATGTTGGGACCCGATTCAGACATTCTGGAGAGTTCTGATAATTCCCTGCCGAGCTGTATGACCTCTCCAGAAATTGACTGTTGGAGACAAATGATGGAGGCGATACCTAGAGGGGATTTGAAACATGTGCTTATTGCATGCGCAAAAGCAGAAGCAGATGGTGATTTGCTTACAGCTCAGTGGTTGATATCAGAGTTACGTCAAATGGTGTCAGTATCAGGGGAACCAATTCAgcgactcggagcatatatccttgaagggctTGTAGCAAGGTTAGCAGCATCAGGAAGTTCCATATACAGATCTCTAAGATGCAAAGAACCAGCTAGTTTTGAACTGCTTTCATACATGCATATTCTGCATGAGATTTGCCCATACTTCAAATTTGGATACATGTCGGCTAATGGTGCCATTGCAGAAGCAGTGAAGGATGAAAATAGAGTTCATATAATCGATTTCCAAATAGCTCAAGGGAGCCAGTGGGTTACTCTAATCCAAGCTTTTGCAGCTCGGCCTGGAGGTCCACCTCATATCCGCATAACGGGTATTGATGATTCTACATCAGCCTATGCACGTGGAGGAGGACTTAATATTGTTGGCAAGAGGCTTTCTAAGCTTGCTGAGTCCTTCAAGGTGCCTTTCGAGTTTCATGCTGttgccatatctagttctgatgTTCAGCTAGAGAACCTTGGAATTCGACCTGGCGAAGCACTGGCTGTAAATTTGGCATTTGTGTTACATCACATGCCAGACGAAAGTGTGAGCACTGAAAATCACCGGGATAGATTAATACGGCTGGTTAAGAGCTTGAATCCCAAGGTGGTTACCCTTGTTGAGCAAGAATCTAATACAAATACTGCAGCTTTCTTTCCTCGATTCCTTGAAACTTTAAATTACTATACAGCCATGTTTGCATCAATCGATGTGACTCTTCCGAGGGAGCATAAGGAGCGGATCAATGTTGAGCAGCATTGTTTGGCAAGAGACATTGTTAACATCATCGCATGCGAGGGGATTCAGAGGGTGGAGCGGCATGAGCTTCTTGGTAAGTGGAAGTTACGGTTTAGAATGGCTGGTTTCAGCCCATATCCGTTGAGTTCGTTGGTGAATGCTACTATAAAGAATTTGCTAGAAAACTACTGCGATAAATATCGGCTTGAAGAAAGAGATGGATCTTTGTACCTTGGTTGGATGAACAGAGATTTGGTTGCTTCTTGTGCGTGGACGTAG